One Triticum dicoccoides isolate Atlit2015 ecotype Zavitan chromosome 5B, WEW_v2.0, whole genome shotgun sequence genomic window carries:
- the LOC119312177 gene encoding 2-hydroxyisoflavanone dehydratase-like yields MAAAAPIPAPAPAADDEIVYESMPCIRIYKNRVERYFGSEFVAASADADAATGVASRDRVISPEVSARLYLPRIDAAQADAKLPVLVYYHGGGFCLGSAFNPTFHAYFNNLAALAGVLVVSVEYRLAPEHPVPAAYADSWDALAWVVSHAAPGAAAAAGFEPWLADHADFARLYLGGESAGANIAHHVAMRVGAEGLPHAAAIHGLLMIHPYFLGTDKVASDDLDPAARESLASLWRVMCPATTGEDDPLINPFVEGAPGLDALACGRVLVCIGEGDVLRDRGRAYYDRLRASGWRGEADIWQAPGKGHTFHLLEPCCEEAVAQDKVIAEFLNH; encoded by the coding sequence ATGGCCGCCGCCGCCCCCATCCCGGCCCCGGCGCCCGCGGCCGACGACGAGATCGTCTACGAGTCCATGCCCTGCATCCGCATCTACAAGAACCGCGTGGAGCGCTACTTCGGCTCCGAGTTCGTCGCCGcctccgccgacgccgacgccgccacCGGGGTCGCCTCCCGCGACCGCGTCATCTCCCCCGAGGTCTCCGCGCGCCTCTATCTCCCCCGCATCGACGCCGCCCAGGCCGACGCCAAGCTCCCCGTCCTCGTCTACTACcacggcggcggcttctgcctcggCTCCGCCTTCAACCCCACCTTCCACGCCTACTTCAACAACCTCGCCGCGCTCGCCGGCGTCCTCGTCGTCTCCGTCGAGTACCGCCTCGCGCCCGAGCACCCCGTCCCCGCCGCCTACGCCGACTCCTGGGACGCGCTCGCCTGGGTCGTCTCCCACGCCgcccccggcgccgccgccgccgctggcttCGAGCCCTGGCTCGCCGACCACGCCGACTTCGCCCGCCTCTACCTCGGCGGCGAGAGCGCCGGCGCCAACATCGCGCACCACGTGGCGATGCGGGTCGGCGCGGAGGGGCTGCCCCACGCCGCCGCGATCCACGGCCTCCTCATGATCCACCCCTACTTCCTCGGCACCGACAAGGTGGCCTCCGACGACCTGGACCCGGCGGCGCGGGAGAGCCTGGCCAGCCTGTGGCGCGTCATGTGCCCGGCCACCACCGGGGAGGACGACCCGCTCATCAACCCGTTCGTGGAGGGCGCCCCCGGGCTCGATGCCCTGGCGTGCGGCCGCGTGCTGGTGTGCATCGGGGAGGGCGACGTGCTCCGCGACCGCGGCCGCGCCTACTACGACCGGCTCAGGGCCAGCGGGTGGCGCGGGGAGGCCGACATTTGGCAGGCGCCGGGGAAGGGGCACACCTTCCACCTCCTCGAGCCCTGCTGCGAAGAGGCCGTCGCCCAGGACAAGGTCATCGCCGAGTTCCTCAACCATTGA